The stretch of DNA CCTCTTTCATAACTGCGGTTGGGTAGAACTTTCACGCGTGCTCGACCCTGATTGTCCCTCAGCACGCGGCGGCGGTGCGCATCGGTCGGCAACGTCTCAACACGCCGAGGACCGACGCGCGCTCAGAACAAGACGAATAGCAGCACAACCACGAGCACCACGAGCACAACAGCAACCGCGGTGACTATCAGGCCGCGCGCGCCACCGACGCCACGGTTTGCTGTCGCAGGGACGCTCGGGACATCGGTCCGATGCTTGCGTGCCTCTGCTGGCGCACCAGCGGGACCCGGTCGGGCGGTAGCGTCGTCCGCGGGCTCGGCGGCTGCCGACTCGCCGCCGGCAAATGCGCGAAACTGCGCCGTACTGCCCAGCTCGGCTGGCGGTAGATCGACGTTGGGCCGCAGCGAGCCCTCCGAACGTACCGGCGGAGTGGGGTCCGAAAACCGAATTTCTCGGTCGTTGTCCTCGTCGATCGCCGGAGTACTACGCGAGCGCGGCCCGTCCGGATCGGCGGCCGCACGCGCACGCGCCTCGTCCGGGTCGTCGTTATGCGCGACGAAAGCCCGGAACTCGCCGGTGCTGCCCAGTTCAGCGGAATGCTCGCCAGGCTGCTGCGATTCGTGGGACTCGTGGGGAGAAGTCATTCCTCGTCCTCATTCGGGTGCCTTGTTCGCCCAACCCTACTCGGCACGCCGACGGGCCGTATCCTGGTGGCGACGTTGATAACGCACCGCCATCCCACTACGTACCCGGGGAGCTGCGCCGCCCGTGAGCTTGCGAGTCCCCTCGAATACGTCGCTTCGCAGGCTCGTCCCGTTTATCACGATCCTCTCGAACGTCCTGTCCTACTTGTTGTTCCTGGTCGCGGCGCGGCTGCTCGATCGTGCGACGTACGGCGAAACCCTGGCGTTGCTGAATGTCGTCGTCGTCGCGACCATCCCGGCATTCGCGATCCAGACTGTCGTCGCGCGGCGTACCGCAACCGGCGCGGTCGGACCGCGACTGTTGCGTTCCTCGGCCATCGTCGGCCTCGGATGCGCACTGCTGATCGCTCTCGCGTCACCGGTACTGGTCGAGTTCCTGCACCTACCCGGCTATATGGGCGTCATCAGTGGCGCGCTGACGGTTCCGCCGCTCGTCGTACTCGGGTTCGCCCAAGGCATCGCGCAGGGCAATGAGCGGTGGGGCCTGTTGTGCGGCGCGGTACTGCTGATGGGTGTCGGCCGGGTCGCCGGCGGTATCGCAGGGCTCGTGGTGGCTGAATCATCTACCGGTGCGCTGGTCGGCACGGCGGTCGGATTGATGATCGCGTGCCTGTTCGTCCTGCGCCCATCGGTACGCATGCTGCACCACTCGCGGCTCGACGAGACGCAGACGGTGCGTGGGCTGTTCGTCGAGACCGCGCATGCGGCCCATGCGCATGGTGCGTTCTTGCTGCTGGCCAGTCTTGACCTGCTCATCGCTCGCAATGTGCTCACTGCCGACCAAGCCGGGTGGTACGCCGCTGGAAACGTGGTCTTCCGGGCGGCGCTATGGCTGCCCCAGCCGGTCGCCACGCTGCTGTTCCCCGCAATGTCCGATACCCGACGGCATCGGCACGCGAGCCGTCAGGGCATCGCCGTAGTTGGCGCGCTGGTCGCGGTCACTGTCGGCGTATGTGTCGCATTCGGCGGTCTGGTCAGCCTGGTTATCGGCGGAAACAGCTTCGAGGACCTTGCCGACGACGTCTGGATGTTCGCCGTAGCAGGTGGCGCCCTTGCGCTGACCCAGTTCTGTATTTACGCCGGACTATCCCTGCAACGGCGCGGACGGCTGACCTTGGTCTGGGCGTGCATCGGCGCCGAGTTCGTGGCGGCGTACGCGCTGGGATTCGGCGACACACCGCACCAACTCATTGGCGCGGTGGCCGTGATCGTCGCGATCAGCGCGGTGATCGCGGTAGCGCAAGCACTCATAGAGAGCCCCGAGCGGTCCAGGCGACCGCTCGGGGCGAAGGTTAACGCAACTCAGGCGTCTCAGGCGGGTCCGAAGACTACCGAACCGTTGTGACCGCCGAACGCGAAACTATTGCTGATCGCGTACGTCGGCTCCCAATCGCGCCACTGCAAGACAATGTCGGAAACGATCTGCGGATCGACGTTCTGCGTACTCATCGTCGGCGGAATCTGCTTGTGCACGTAGCTCAGCGCCACCGCCACCGCCTCGATCGCGCCGGCCGCGCCGAGTGCATGCCCGGTGACCCCCTTGATGGACGTCATCGCCGGTCCGGGGTCGGTGCCGAACATGCGCGCAACCGCGGCACTCTCGGCAGCGTCGTTGAGCGGCGTCGAGGTACCGTGCGCATTCACCTGGGCGATCTGCGCCGGCTCGATCCCGGCGTCCTCCAACGCCAGACGCATGCAGTTGTACGCGCCATCGCCCTGCGGATCGGGTGCGGTGATGTGGTGCGCGTCGGCAGTTGAACCGCTGCCGAGCACCTCCGCGTAGATCTTCGCGCCACGAGCCTTCGCCGCTTCGTACTCCTCGAGCACGAGTACGCCGGCCGCCTCAGCGCTGCAGAAACCGTCCCGCTCGATGTCGAATGGCCGCGAGACGCCACTGGAACTGGTGGCCTTCATGTTGTTGAATCCCCCGCGCATGACACCGGTTTGGCACGATTCCGAACCGCCGGCGAGGACGACGTCGCAGCGGCCGGATGCCACGAGTTTGGCTCCGTTGGCGATCGAGTGAGTGCCTGAGGCACACGCGGTCGCTATGGTCTCGACGGGGCCGCGCAGGCCCAGCCGCATCGAGGCTGCCGCCGCGCCCGCATTCGGCATGACCATCGGCACGACGAGCGGCGATACGCCCTTCTCGCCCTTATCACTCAACAGCACCTGCGCGTTGCTTTCCCAGGCGTGAGCGCCACCGATACCGGTGCCCAAAACGACGCCGCACTTCCATTCGTCGTACCCGGTGATCCCGTCCTCGCCAAAGCTGTCGGCGATTGCCATCTTCGCCGTCGCGAAAGCGAGTTGTGCGAATCGATCCATCCGGCGTGCTTCGGTGTGCTTGAGCCCGTACTCTTTCGGATCGAAGTCGGCGATCGTTCGCTCTGTCTCGGGCTCAGCGACCTGACCCAAACCCGCCCAGAACGCATCCAGTCCTGTGCCGCACGGGGCGATAACACCGAGACCTGTGATGACTACCCGACGTCCGTCACGCGATTCGATCACGCCTGTCCTCCTGTTTTGCTCAGCACTAATTTCTCCAGGTCGCCGTACGTCGCAACCTGCGCCAGCTCCTCATCGCTGATATCGATCGAGTAGCGGCCTTCGAGTTCGATTGACATTTCGATCGCGGTCAACGAGTCCACGCCGAGGTCTTCGGTCAGTAGCGCGTACTCGGTGAGCTTCTCGGGATCGAGCTGCAGGTACGTGGCGACGTCGCCCCTGACCTGGTCTGCGGTGATGCTCATCAGCTACGGCTCCTTCTCGACGATGGCCATCGGTGTTGCTGTTTATTCTGTCGTGACTCATGTGCGACTGCGACATGGCCGTATGTTTCACCAGCCGCGTGTCGCCAAGGCCTACTCGGCCTGCGGGGTCGTGGTGCTGCGCGCCCGGCGCTCGGCCGCCTTACGTTCGGCGATCTTGATATCGCGAGCTCGCTTACGCTCGCCGAGAGTCTCGCCACGAATCGCGGACAAGAAGAAAGCCACCGCGGACAGTATCGGCACCACGCTCCACAGGAACCATGCCGCGTTCGAAGTCAGGATCGAAACCCCGGTGAATACGAACAGCACCGCGATAAGAGAAACAGCAGCCCAGATGGCCGCACTACGTGACATATGACCATCTTAGAGATGGGACTCTACAATGATCCGGCGACATTC from Cumulibacter soli encodes:
- a CDS encoding lipopolysaccharide biosynthesis protein; amino-acid sequence: MSLRVPSNTSLRRLVPFITILSNVLSYLLFLVAARLLDRATYGETLALLNVVVVATIPAFAIQTVVARRTATGAVGPRLLRSSAIVGLGCALLIALASPVLVEFLHLPGYMGVISGALTVPPLVVLGFAQGIAQGNERWGLLCGAVLLMGVGRVAGGIAGLVVAESSTGALVGTAVGLMIACLFVLRPSVRMLHHSRLDETQTVRGLFVETAHAAHAHGAFLLLASLDLLIARNVLTADQAGWYAAGNVVFRAALWLPQPVATLLFPAMSDTRRHRHASRQGIAVVGALVAVTVGVCVAFGGLVSLVIGGNSFEDLADDVWMFAVAGGALALTQFCIYAGLSLQRRGRLTLVWACIGAEFVAAYALGFGDTPHQLIGAVAVIVAISAVIAVAQALIESPERSRRPLGAKVNATQASQAGPKTTEPL
- a CDS encoding beta-ketoacyl-[acyl-carrier-protein] synthase family protein yields the protein MIESRDGRRVVITGLGVIAPCGTGLDAFWAGLGQVAEPETERTIADFDPKEYGLKHTEARRMDRFAQLAFATAKMAIADSFGEDGITGYDEWKCGVVLGTGIGGAHAWESNAQVLLSDKGEKGVSPLVVPMVMPNAGAAAASMRLGLRGPVETIATACASGTHSIANGAKLVASGRCDVVLAGGSESCQTGVMRGGFNNMKATSSSGVSRPFDIERDGFCSAEAAGVLVLEEYEAAKARGAKIYAEVLGSGSTADAHHITAPDPQGDGAYNCMRLALEDAGIEPAQIAQVNAHGTSTPLNDAAESAAVARMFGTDPGPAMTSIKGVTGHALGAAGAIEAVAVALSYVHKQIPPTMSTQNVDPQIVSDIVLQWRDWEPTYAISNSFAFGGHNGSVVFGPA
- a CDS encoding acyl carrier protein, with protein sequence MSITADQVRGDVATYLQLDPEKLTEYALLTEDLGVDSLTAIEMSIELEGRYSIDISDEELAQVATYGDLEKLVLSKTGGQA